One segment of Micromonospora parathelypteridis DNA contains the following:
- a CDS encoding sugar transferase, giving the protein MMVAPVDVVALLVPLVLSQSYWRGTLANAVLTVTLFAVGGLYRPRRHVSILDELPSLSGRLLAAASVVAIIAAERHASVTYVGGFMRGVALSALLVILGRAASRAFTVLSRKRRWAEHNALIVGGGPIGLELARLLRRYPQYGLRFVGCVDASSRQGNAALPLSGTLTDLEHLVRLTECEVLIIADPDCHESTLMETLLQPRSSRCDLWAVPRLWGSRSHNGYPDHIGAFPIVKIGDISLTGPRWAIKRASDVLFAAVALLLLSPVLLLCAIATLIDGGRGIFFYQERIGRYGQPFKVIKFRSMRPVNEQESQTNWSIAHDNRVGPIGRFMRRTSLDELPQLWNILRGDMSVVGPRPERPYFVEKFSAEYPNYAARHRVPVGLTGLAQVSGLRGDTPISDRARFDNYYIENWSLWLDVKVVLRTVSEVFRAGGR; this is encoded by the coding sequence ATGATGGTCGCGCCCGTCGATGTCGTCGCGCTGCTCGTTCCGCTGGTGTTGAGCCAGAGCTACTGGCGCGGGACGTTGGCCAACGCCGTCCTGACCGTGACCCTCTTCGCGGTCGGTGGCCTCTACCGGCCGCGCCGCCACGTGAGCATCCTCGACGAGTTGCCGAGCCTCTCCGGGCGACTGCTGGCCGCTGCCTCGGTGGTGGCCATCATCGCGGCGGAGCGGCACGCCTCGGTCACGTACGTCGGCGGTTTCATGCGGGGCGTCGCACTGTCGGCGTTGCTCGTGATCCTCGGGCGCGCGGCCAGCAGGGCGTTCACCGTCCTGTCCCGCAAGCGTCGGTGGGCGGAGCACAACGCGCTCATCGTGGGCGGCGGGCCGATCGGCCTCGAACTCGCACGGTTGCTGCGCCGCTACCCCCAGTACGGTCTGCGGTTCGTCGGCTGCGTCGACGCTTCGTCCCGTCAGGGCAACGCTGCGCTTCCCCTGAGCGGGACGCTGACGGACCTCGAACACCTCGTCCGGCTGACGGAGTGCGAGGTCCTGATCATCGCCGACCCGGACTGCCACGAGTCCACGCTCATGGAAACCCTGCTGCAGCCCCGCAGCTCGCGCTGTGACCTCTGGGCCGTGCCGCGCCTGTGGGGTTCACGCTCGCACAACGGTTACCCCGACCACATCGGCGCGTTCCCCATCGTCAAGATCGGTGACATCTCGCTGACCGGCCCGCGGTGGGCCATCAAACGGGCGTCCGACGTGCTGTTCGCCGCGGTCGCGCTCCTGCTGTTGAGCCCGGTGCTGCTGCTCTGCGCCATCGCCACGCTCATCGACGGTGGCCGTGGGATCTTCTTCTACCAGGAGCGGATCGGCCGGTACGGCCAGCCGTTCAAGGTCATCAAGTTCCGGTCGATGCGTCCGGTGAACGAGCAGGAGTCCCAGACCAACTGGTCCATCGCGCACGACAACCGGGTCGGTCCGATCGGCCGGTTCATGCGCCGGACCTCGCTGGACGAGCTGCCCCAGCTGTGGAACATCCTGCGCGGCGACATGAGCGTGGTCGGGCCTCGGCCGGAGCGTCCGTACTTCGTCGAGAAGTTCTCCGCCGAGTACCCGAACTACGCGGCACGCCACCGCGTCCCCGTCGGGCTCACCGGCCTCGCCCAGGTCAGCGGTCTGCGGGGCGACACGCCGATCTCCGACCGGGCCCGGTTCGACAACTACTACATCGAGAACTGGTCGCTGTGGTTGGACGTCAAGGTGGTGCTCCGCACCGTCTCGGAGGTCTTCCGCGCCGGGGGTCGCTGA
- a CDS encoding LCP family protein, with protein MQYRQEYAEPETHFIAAQEPSEPTKKTRSKRPRWQKVALITFVVLALLGGGGMIAGGLYFRSINSGIERVDAFDGVPEAERPVVDQAAKGAMNIMMLGSDSRDPDNESGSRTDTIIVAHLPKDRSSAQLISIPRDTWVSVPKSATGRGGKDAKINASFAWGGVPLMVQTVEKFTGVRIDHVTIVDFGGFKEIVDALGGINVDVEKGFTTAYALNGTRTFNAGRQKMDGAAALDYARERHAFADGDFARIRHQQQVIKAILDKAASGGTLANPAKLNSFVKATADAVAVDKSLNLLDLASEMRDLRSGNLTFLTCPVKGTGMMGNESVVLADKEKAAKVFEAVRNDNVPEILSAAK; from the coding sequence ATGCAGTATCGCCAAGAGTACGCGGAGCCCGAGACTCACTTCATCGCGGCGCAGGAGCCCTCGGAGCCAACCAAGAAGACGCGCTCGAAGCGTCCCCGGTGGCAAAAGGTCGCTTTGATCACTTTCGTGGTCCTGGCGTTGCTCGGCGGTGGCGGGATGATCGCCGGAGGGTTGTACTTCCGGTCGATCAACTCCGGCATTGAGCGCGTCGACGCCTTCGACGGTGTGCCGGAGGCCGAGCGCCCGGTGGTGGATCAGGCCGCCAAGGGCGCGATGAACATCATGATGCTCGGCAGCGACTCGCGCGATCCGGACAACGAGTCGGGCTCCCGCACCGACACGATCATCGTGGCCCACCTTCCGAAGGACCGGTCCAGCGCCCAGCTCATCTCGATCCCCCGAGACACCTGGGTCAGCGTGCCGAAGTCCGCGACGGGCCGGGGCGGTAAGGACGCGAAGATCAACGCGTCGTTCGCGTGGGGCGGCGTCCCATTGATGGTGCAGACGGTGGAAAAGTTCACCGGCGTACGCATCGACCACGTGACGATCGTCGACTTCGGAGGCTTCAAGGAGATCGTCGACGCGCTGGGCGGCATCAACGTGGACGTGGAGAAGGGCTTCACCACGGCCTATGCGCTCAATGGCACCCGGACGTTCAACGCCGGCCGGCAGAAGATGGACGGGGCGGCCGCACTCGACTACGCACGCGAGCGCCACGCCTTCGCCGACGGCGACTTCGCGCGGATCCGGCACCAGCAGCAGGTGATCAAGGCGATCCTGGACAAGGCGGCATCCGGCGGAACGCTCGCCAACCCGGCCAAACTCAACTCCTTCGTCAAGGCGACGGCGGACGCGGTCGCCGTGGACAAGTCGCTGAACCTGCTGGACCTCGCGTCCGAGATGCGCGATCTGCGCAGCGGCAACCTGACGTTCCTCACCTGCCCGGTCAAGGGCACCGGGATGATGGGCAACGAGAGCGTGGTTCTCGCCGACAAGGAGAAGGCCGCCAAGGTCTTCGAGGCGGTCCGCAACGACAATGTTCCGGAAATCCTGTCCGCCGCAAAGTAG
- a CDS encoding O-methyltransferase — MDATQLRRAIARTRLAPVAAFPKRLARVARHDARVLRISARWLVTSREHHNYTYELTKLSRHHLAWFVSVVCDRPVQQVRGWLDEIESDQALRRHIEQATAAAARRGLADKQVRYARRIGWYAIVRATRPTHVVETGVDKGLGTCVLAAALLRNAQEGHPGRVTSLDINPEAGYLARVAPWSDVVDLVIGDSIASIGALDRQVDLFLHDSDHSRAHEKREFDAIESKLAPGAILLTDNVTSTNVLAEHAERTGRRFLAYRESPADHWYPGDGIGVAW, encoded by the coding sequence GTGGACGCCACGCAGCTCCGCCGAGCCATCGCCCGCACTCGACTCGCCCCCGTCGCCGCCTTCCCCAAGCGGCTCGCCCGGGTAGCCCGCCACGACGCCAGGGTGCTGCGCATCTCGGCCCGGTGGCTGGTCACCTCCCGTGAACATCACAACTACACGTACGAGCTGACCAAGCTCAGCCGCCACCACCTGGCCTGGTTCGTCAGCGTGGTCTGCGACCGGCCGGTCCAACAGGTCCGTGGCTGGCTCGACGAGATCGAGTCCGACCAGGCGCTACGGCGACACATCGAGCAGGCAACCGCCGCAGCCGCCCGCCGTGGCCTCGCCGACAAGCAGGTCCGCTACGCGCGCCGGATCGGTTGGTACGCCATCGTCCGAGCCACCCGACCGACGCACGTGGTGGAGACCGGCGTGGACAAGGGGTTGGGCACGTGTGTCCTGGCCGCCGCCCTGCTGCGCAACGCCCAAGAGGGGCACCCCGGCCGCGTCACCTCGCTGGACATCAACCCCGAGGCCGGGTACCTCGCCCGGGTCGCACCCTGGTCGGACGTCGTCGACCTGGTGATCGGCGACTCGATCGCCTCGATCGGCGCCCTGGACCGTCAGGTCGACCTCTTCCTGCACGACAGCGACCACAGCCGCGCCCACGAGAAGCGCGAGTTCGATGCCATCGAGTCGAAGCTCGCCCCCGGCGCGATCCTGCTCACCGACAACGTCACCAGCACCAACGTGCTCGCCGAGCACGCCGAGCGCACCGGCCGGCGGTTCCTCGCCTACCGGGAGAGCCCCGCCGACCACTGGTACCCGGGCGATGGGATCGGCGTGGCATGGTGA
- a CDS encoding MOSC domain-containing protein: MRLTSIHTYPVKGCHRVDHDGAFVQPWGLAGDRRWMVVDADGVGVTQRETTRLVGLRASVRPGGLALRADGQPDLDVPEPTVGEPVAVRTFRSRKVPVPALPAGRAADDWLGALLGRPVRLVWLARPTRHLAAEDREHDTGDQVSFADAYPLLLANAASLDVLNDWLAEAGEEPVPMTRFRPNLVVDGVPAWAEDDWIGRSLRIGDLRFRAAGPCDRCVVTTTDQETGVRAKEPLRTLGRHRNIKQKLLFGLHLVPLDSGQLAVGAPISTAS; encoded by the coding sequence GTGCGGCTGACATCGATTCACACGTACCCCGTCAAGGGTTGTCACCGGGTCGACCACGACGGCGCGTTCGTGCAACCGTGGGGCCTGGCGGGCGACCGACGCTGGATGGTCGTGGACGCCGACGGCGTCGGCGTCACCCAGCGGGAGACCACCCGGCTGGTCGGCCTGCGTGCCAGCGTGCGCCCCGGAGGTCTGGCACTGCGCGCCGACGGGCAGCCCGACCTCGACGTGCCCGAGCCGACCGTCGGTGAGCCGGTCGCGGTGCGTACCTTCCGCAGTCGCAAGGTCCCGGTCCCGGCTCTGCCGGCCGGTCGAGCCGCCGACGACTGGCTCGGCGCGCTGCTCGGCCGACCGGTCCGACTGGTCTGGCTGGCCCGGCCGACTCGCCACCTGGCCGCCGAGGATCGCGAACACGACACCGGCGACCAGGTCAGCTTCGCCGACGCCTACCCGCTGCTGCTGGCGAACGCCGCCTCCCTCGACGTCCTCAACGACTGGTTGGCCGAGGCGGGGGAGGAGCCGGTGCCGATGACCAGGTTCCGACCGAACCTGGTGGTCGACGGAGTGCCGGCCTGGGCTGAGGACGACTGGATCGGCCGGTCGCTGCGCATCGGCGACCTGCGGTTCCGCGCCGCCGGGCCGTGCGACCGCTGCGTGGTGACCACGACGGACCAGGAAACCGGGGTACGCGCGAAGGAGCCGCTGCGCACCCTCGGACGCCACCGCAACATCAAGCAGAAGCTCCTCTTCGGACTGCACCTGGTGCCGCTGGACAGCGGCCAACTGGCGGTGGGGGCGCCGATCAGCACCGCGTCCTGA
- a CDS encoding expansin EXLX1 family cellulose-binding protein, producing the protein MTDGSAVDIDIDLDHAPEARPASSSSPMPWLVATGVTVLAAALGLTLTLRSGSAPACAAGRTLAAAPPTGNATHSGKASFYDSNGAGGNCSNPAAPANRLYVALGPTEYSAAAACGGFLDVTGPKGTVRVLIMDQCPECAPGHLDLSREAFARIADPVQGLVAVTYRAVVNPPLPGPLTFRIKEGASQWWFAVRIGNHGNPLRSVEVRQGDGGPWRSAARQDYNYWLIASGAGPGPFSVRVNDVYGNRATVGGIRMAPGQVQNSAVRMYARAAVAATSRPSATARPPGNRPTGTPTPARRPVEVARASAAATGTPTTRPAGANARWCAA; encoded by the coding sequence GTGACGGACGGAAGCGCTGTCGACATCGACATCGACCTGGACCATGCTCCCGAGGCCCGGCCCGCATCGTCGTCCAGCCCGATGCCCTGGCTGGTCGCCACCGGCGTCACCGTTCTCGCGGCGGCTCTTGGGCTCACCCTGACCCTGCGGTCCGGGTCCGCCCCGGCCTGCGCCGCCGGCCGGACGCTCGCCGCCGCGCCGCCCACCGGCAACGCCACGCACAGCGGCAAGGCGAGCTTCTACGACTCGAACGGCGCTGGCGGCAACTGCTCGAACCCCGCTGCCCCGGCCAACCGGCTCTACGTCGCGCTCGGCCCGACCGAATACTCCGCCGCTGCGGCCTGCGGTGGATTTCTCGATGTGACCGGCCCGAAGGGCACCGTCCGTGTGCTGATCATGGACCAGTGTCCGGAGTGTGCGCCCGGGCATCTCGACCTGTCCCGCGAGGCGTTCGCCCGGATCGCCGACCCGGTCCAGGGCCTCGTCGCCGTGACCTACCGGGCGGTGGTCAACCCGCCACTGCCGGGACCGCTCACCTTCCGAATCAAGGAGGGCGCGTCGCAGTGGTGGTTCGCCGTCCGCATCGGTAACCACGGCAACCCACTGCGTTCCGTCGAGGTCCGGCAGGGCGACGGCGGTCCGTGGCGGTCGGCGGCCCGGCAGGACTACAACTACTGGCTGATCGCCTCCGGCGCCGGGCCCGGCCCGTTCAGTGTCCGCGTGAACGACGTGTACGGAAACCGGGCCACCGTCGGAGGCATCCGCATGGCACCCGGCCAGGTGCAGAACAGCGCAGTCCGGATGTACGCGCGCGCCGCCGTCGCGGCCACCTCGCGCCCATCGGCAACGGCGCGGCCGCCTGGCAACCGGCCCACCGGTACACCGACGCCGGCCCGCCGTCCGGTCGAGGTGGCGAGGGCGAGCGCCGCGGCCACCGGCACACCGACCACCCGCCCGGCCGGTGCGAACGCCCGTTGGTGCGCAGCCTGA
- a CDS encoding GNAT family N-acetyltransferase, translating into MSLRFVLDPDLTPQLRAEIVDLWADVSNAGGAVGFVPPVTAADVQVTADPTFAGIADGPDRLLVGYSGDRLVGLLIFSDNRFPLKTHWCVLKRVMVHPDTQGTGYGSALMTEAARLGREFGHEALHVTVRDGLGLDKFYGRLGYREIGRLPGALRLAADDDRDEILMWLDLTPVD; encoded by the coding sequence GTGAGTCTGCGCTTCGTCCTCGACCCCGATCTGACCCCACAGCTACGCGCCGAGATCGTCGACCTCTGGGCGGATGTCAGCAACGCTGGCGGCGCGGTCGGGTTCGTCCCGCCGGTGACCGCCGCCGACGTCCAGGTCACCGCCGACCCGACCTTCGCCGGCATCGCCGACGGACCGGATCGGCTGCTGGTCGGATACTCAGGCGACCGGCTGGTGGGCCTACTGATCTTCAGCGACAACCGTTTCCCGCTCAAGACGCACTGGTGCGTGCTGAAGCGGGTGATGGTCCACCCGGACACCCAGGGCACCGGCTACGGCTCGGCGTTGATGACCGAGGCCGCCCGGCTGGGTAGGGAGTTCGGCCACGAGGCGCTGCACGTCACGGTGCGCGACGGGTTGGGGTTGGACAAGTTCTACGGCCGCCTCGGGTACCGGGAGATCGGCCGACTGCCGGGGGCGTTGCGGTTGGCGGCCGACGACGACCGGGACGAGATCCTGATGTGGCTCGACCTCACGCCGGTCGACTGA
- the bcp gene encoding thioredoxin-dependent thiol peroxidase gives MTAPDRLSPGDPAPEFTLTTDTGDQLSLADLRGRKVVLYAYPAAMTPGCTKQACDFRDSLASLQAAGYEVVGISPDKPEKLAKFRERDAITFPLVSDLDRAVLTAYGAYGEKQLYGKTVTGVIRSTFVIDADGKIERALYNVKATGHVAKLRRDLGLD, from the coding sequence ATGACCGCGCCCGACCGACTCTCCCCCGGTGACCCCGCGCCCGAGTTCACCCTCACCACCGATACCGGCGACCAGCTCTCCCTCGCCGACCTGCGAGGCCGCAAGGTGGTCCTCTACGCCTACCCGGCCGCGATGACCCCCGGCTGCACCAAGCAGGCCTGCGACTTCCGCGACTCGCTCGCCTCGCTCCAGGCCGCCGGCTACGAGGTCGTCGGCATCTCCCCGGACAAGCCGGAGAAGCTGGCGAAGTTCCGCGAGCGCGACGCGATCACCTTCCCGCTGGTGTCGGACCTGGACAGGGCGGTGCTGACCGCCTACGGCGCGTACGGCGAAAAGCAGCTGTACGGCAAGACCGTCACCGGCGTGATCCGCTCGACGTTCGTGATCGACGCCGACGGCAAGATCGAGCGCGCGCTCTACAACGTCAAGGCCACCGGGCACGTCGCCAAGCTCCGCCGCGACCTCGGCCTGGACTGA
- a CDS encoding energy-coupling factor ABC transporter permease, with product METLAMHISNGIIDGPVAAIFAALALAALTACVLRGRRDLDDRLAPMAGLVAAFIFAVQMLNFPIFTAGVSGHLLGGALAAMLVGPWVGALCVAVVLVVQALIFGDGGVAMLGLNITNMALLGTAAAYVLIAVLLRVLPRTRAGLAVTAFVAAMLSVVVASQGFVLEYWLGGTTDLGSNLTGLAGTMAGVHLLIGIGEGLITATTVLTVAKVRPDLVYALRSLRAPAAPAVPVAGGVR from the coding sequence GTGGAAACACTGGCGATGCACATCTCGAACGGGATCATCGACGGTCCCGTCGCGGCGATCTTCGCTGCGCTCGCGCTTGCCGCGCTCACCGCCTGCGTCCTGCGCGGACGGCGCGACCTGGACGACCGGCTGGCCCCGATGGCGGGCCTGGTGGCCGCCTTCATCTTCGCCGTCCAGATGCTCAACTTCCCGATCTTCACGGCCGGCGTGAGTGGTCACCTGCTCGGTGGCGCGCTCGCCGCCATGCTGGTCGGCCCGTGGGTCGGCGCGCTCTGCGTGGCCGTGGTCCTGGTCGTGCAGGCACTGATCTTCGGTGACGGCGGCGTGGCGATGCTCGGCCTCAACATCACGAACATGGCGCTGCTCGGCACCGCCGCGGCGTACGTGCTGATCGCGGTGCTGCTGCGGGTGCTGCCCCGCACGCGGGCCGGTCTGGCGGTGACCGCGTTCGTCGCCGCGATGCTCAGCGTGGTGGTCGCGTCGCAGGGCTTCGTCCTGGAGTACTGGCTGGGCGGCACCACCGACCTGGGCAGCAACCTGACCGGCCTGGCCGGCACGATGGCCGGCGTCCACCTGCTGATCGGCATCGGCGAGGGCCTGATCACCGCGACCACCGTGCTCACCGTCGCGAAGGTGCGACCCGACCTGGTGTACGCGCTGCGCTCCCTGCGCGCGCCCGCCGCCCCCGCTGTCCCGGTCGCTGGAGGTGTTCGATGA
- a CDS encoding PDGLE domain-containing protein yields the protein MKNRSWAFLAGGLLVALLLAGVVSNYASSHPDGLDSSLLKGCTVDADDNIVGGSCPAQQTRDHELADSPLADYGVRGVQNSFVSTGLSGVLGVLVTFAIGAGGFWLLRRRGTTPTGGDATTSAEGATPAEVDAATSRASTAG from the coding sequence ATGAAGAATCGCTCGTGGGCCTTCCTGGCCGGTGGCCTGCTGGTCGCCCTGCTGCTCGCCGGTGTGGTGAGCAACTACGCCTCGTCCCACCCGGACGGGCTGGATTCGTCCCTGCTCAAGGGCTGCACGGTCGACGCCGACGACAACATCGTCGGCGGCAGTTGCCCGGCTCAGCAGACACGGGACCACGAGTTGGCCGACAGTCCGCTCGCCGACTACGGCGTGCGGGGTGTGCAGAACAGCTTCGTCTCCACCGGCCTCTCCGGGGTGCTCGGGGTGTTGGTCACGTTCGCGATCGGCGCCGGCGGCTTCTGGCTGCTGCGCCGCCGGGGCACCACGCCCACCGGCGGTGACGCGACGACGTCCGCCGAGGGCGCGACGCCCGCCGAGGTTGACGCGGCGACGTCCCGCGCCAGCACCGCCGGCTGA
- the cbiQ gene encoding cobalt ECF transporter T component CbiQ, with amino-acid sequence MGAGHGHVLYRESESPVHRLPPEVKIVAMVVFTIAVVATPRTAFWAFGAYAVLVAAVAALARVGPRWLLSRALIELPFVLFAVALPFLGAGPRVDVLGLRLSEDGLHGAWNILAKGTLGVLASLLLAATTTTRDLIVGLDRLHCPQVLTQIATFMLRYLDVLVGEARRMRVARISRGDDPRFLWQLRGFAAGIGALFLRAFERGERVYLAMLSRGYTGRMPAVWQGDGAASAGQWLVAATVPVLAASIAATALVLT; translated from the coding sequence ATGGGTGCCGGTCACGGGCATGTGCTGTACCGCGAGTCGGAATCTCCGGTGCACCGGCTCCCACCCGAGGTCAAGATCGTGGCGATGGTGGTCTTCACCATCGCCGTGGTGGCCACCCCACGCACGGCGTTCTGGGCTTTCGGCGCGTACGCCGTGCTGGTGGCGGCGGTGGCGGCGCTGGCACGGGTGGGGCCGCGGTGGTTGCTCAGCCGGGCGCTGATCGAGCTGCCGTTCGTGCTGTTCGCCGTGGCGCTGCCGTTCCTCGGCGCTGGCCCTCGGGTCGACGTGCTGGGCCTGCGGCTGTCCGAGGACGGGCTGCACGGTGCCTGGAACATCCTGGCCAAGGGCACCCTGGGTGTGCTCGCCTCGCTGCTGCTCGCCGCGACCACCACCACCCGGGACCTGATCGTGGGGCTGGACCGTTTGCACTGCCCGCAGGTGCTCACCCAGATCGCCACGTTCATGCTGCGCTACCTCGACGTGCTGGTCGGCGAGGCGCGGAGGATGCGGGTGGCCCGGATCTCCCGGGGTGACGACCCGCGCTTCCTGTGGCAGTTGCGTGGCTTCGCCGCCGGGATCGGGGCGTTGTTCCTGCGCGCCTTCGAGCGTGGTGAGCGGGTCTATCTGGCGATGCTGTCGCGGGGTTACACCGGGCGGATGCCCGCCGTCTGGCAGGGCGATGGTGCGGCGAGCGCCGGTCAGTGGCTGGTCGCGGCGACCGTGCCGGTGTTGGCCGCCTCCATCGCTGCCACGGCCCTCGTGCTGACATGA
- a CDS encoding energy-coupling factor ABC transporter ATP-binding protein, translated as MIGVVQTAVSLDVRGVRYAYPDGHVALHGVDLNVPRGERVALLGPNGAGKTTLVLHLNGILTPTEGSVSVGGLTVTPDRATLAEVRRRVGIVFQDPDDQLFLPTVAEDVAFGPANLGLRGAELAARVDEALAAVGMGEHRDRAPQHLSFGQRRRVAVATVLAMHPEILVLDEPSSNLDPAARRELAEILRDLPVTLLMVTHDLPYAAELCERSVILDGGRIVADAPTLDLLRDAPLLAKHRLELPYGFTPRP; from the coding sequence ATGATCGGTGTCGTGCAGACCGCTGTCTCCCTGGACGTTCGTGGTGTTCGGTACGCGTATCCGGACGGGCACGTCGCCCTGCACGGGGTGGACCTGAACGTGCCGCGCGGTGAGCGGGTGGCGCTGCTCGGGCCCAACGGGGCCGGCAAGACGACGCTGGTGCTGCATCTCAACGGCATCCTCACCCCGACCGAGGGCAGCGTGAGTGTCGGCGGGCTGACGGTCACACCGGACCGGGCGACCCTGGCCGAGGTGCGTCGCCGGGTGGGCATCGTCTTCCAGGACCCGGACGACCAGTTGTTCCTGCCCACGGTGGCGGAGGACGTGGCGTTCGGGCCGGCGAACCTGGGTCTGCGCGGGGCGGAGTTGGCCGCCCGGGTGGACGAGGCGCTCGCCGCGGTGGGGATGGGTGAGCACCGGGACCGCGCCCCGCAGCACCTCTCGTTCGGGCAGCGCCGCCGGGTGGCGGTGGCCACCGTGCTCGCCATGCACCCGGAGATCCTGGTGCTCGACGAGCCGTCGTCGAACCTGGACCCGGCGGCCCGCCGTGAGCTGGCCGAGATCCTGCGCGACCTGCCGGTGACCCTGCTGATGGTCACGCACGACCTGCCGTACGCGGCGGAGCTCTGCGAACGCTCGGTGATCCTCGACGGTGGCCGGATCGTGGCCGACGCCCCCACCCTCGACCTGCTGCGTGACGCGCCCCTGCTGGCCAAACACCGCCTGGAACTCCCCTACGGCTTCACCCCCCGCCCCTAA
- a CDS encoding DsbA family protein produces the protein MSSRKGQRDAARVVREQLARERRRRRTIWVSAAAVAVLVIAGVIGWAVWSNQRSDDFTTPPGANAAGTGIVTGGGPVTVDVYEDFLCPVCKQFEGNTGATLEQLVAENKAKVVYHPVAYLNRFSTTEYSTRSSAASGCAAAGGKFREYAKALFDKQPPEGSAGLTDGELIDIGTGVGLDRGSFGSCVNDRTYRTWTEHVTDEASRSNVTGTPTVMVNGQPLDNPTPDALTAAVAAAGK, from the coding sequence ATGAGTAGTCGCAAGGGGCAGCGGGACGCCGCCCGGGTGGTCCGTGAGCAGCTCGCCCGCGAGCGGCGGCGCCGACGCACGATCTGGGTCTCCGCCGCCGCAGTCGCCGTCCTGGTCATCGCCGGTGTCATCGGCTGGGCCGTCTGGTCCAACCAGCGCTCCGACGACTTCACCACCCCGCCCGGCGCCAACGCGGCCGGCACCGGCATCGTCACCGGTGGCGGGCCGGTCACCGTCGACGTCTACGAGGACTTCCTCTGCCCGGTCTGCAAGCAGTTCGAGGGGAACACCGGGGCGACGCTCGAACAGTTGGTGGCCGAGAACAAGGCGAAGGTGGTCTACCACCCGGTCGCCTACCTCAACCGTTTCTCCACCACCGAGTACTCCACCCGCTCCTCGGCCGCTTCCGGCTGTGCCGCGGCCGGCGGCAAGTTCCGCGAGTACGCGAAGGCGCTCTTCGACAAGCAGCCGCCGGAGGGCAGCGCCGGGCTCACCGACGGCGAGCTGATCGACATCGGCACCGGTGTGGGCCTCGATCGGGGCTCGTTCGGCAGTTGCGTCAACGACCGCACGTACCGGACGTGGACCGAACACGTCACCGACGAGGCCAGCCGCAGCAACGTCACCGGCACACCGACCGTCATGGTCAACGGTCAGCCGCTCGACAACCCCACCCCGGACGCTCTCACCGCAGCCGTGGCGGCGGCCGGCAAGTGA
- a CDS encoding MauE/DoxX family redox-associated membrane protein, which translates to MSVTAPPTRVDRWSVVRPWLGIAARLGLAAVWLVAGASKVGDLAASGRAVNAYQVMPYDVATVIGAALPFVELALGVLLLLGLATRLVAGVSAALLVVFIAGIASAWARGLAIDCGCFGSGGQLAEGQAPSYLPEILRDLGFLVLAGFLLIWPRTPVSVDGWLSGEPAVEDEDE; encoded by the coding sequence ATGAGCGTGACTGCACCTCCCACCCGGGTCGACCGGTGGTCTGTCGTCCGGCCCTGGCTCGGCATCGCGGCCCGGCTCGGCCTCGCCGCCGTCTGGCTCGTCGCCGGCGCGTCGAAGGTCGGCGATCTCGCCGCCTCCGGGCGGGCCGTCAACGCCTACCAGGTGATGCCGTACGACGTGGCGACGGTGATCGGCGCAGCCCTGCCCTTCGTCGAGCTGGCGCTGGGCGTGCTGCTGCTGCTCGGGCTGGCCACCCGGCTTGTCGCCGGGGTGTCGGCCGCGCTGCTGGTGGTCTTCATCGCGGGGATCGCCTCGGCGTGGGCGCGAGGGCTGGCCATCGACTGCGGCTGCTTCGGCAGCGGCGGGCAGTTGGCCGAGGGGCAGGCCCCCAGTTACCTCCCGGAGATCCTGCGGGACCTGGGATTCTTGGTACTGGCCGGATTTCTGCTGATCTGGCCGCGTACGCCGGTATCGGTGGACGGGTGGTTGTCCGGCGAACCCGCTGTGGAGGACGAGGATGAGTAG